Proteins encoded in a region of the Vicia villosa cultivar HV-30 ecotype Madison, WI unplaced genomic scaffold, Vvil1.0 ctg.001829F_1_1, whole genome shotgun sequence genome:
- the LOC131636756 gene encoding arogenate dehydratase/prephenate dehydratase 1, chloroplastic-like has protein sequence MALDFVVNKCTATTCIWGSCSKPQLGSFHSGLVIGNLSYEIVNKCSCFTVSVSAQQRAAIPVEDQKPSLDSAYQNHSMGFHRDINMLPKPLTSIDDSSSASDGSKVRVGYQGVPGAYSEDAALKAYPNCETVPCDDYEAAFKAVELWLVDKAVLPIENSVDGSIHRNYDLLLRHRLHIVGEVQQRVNHCLLGLPGVTKEELNSVMSHPQALAQCRTVLNDLGVDKVGDQDTAVAAKTVALNCVRHTGAIASSRAAEIYGLDVLAEGIQDDDENVTRFLVLAREPRIPGTDGPHKTSIVFSLEEGPGALFKALAVFSMRDINLSKAS, from the exons ATGGCTCTTGATTTTGTTGTTAATAAGTGTACTGCTACTACATGCATATGGGGTTCTTGTTCCAAACCACAATTGGGTTCTTTTCATTCTGGGTTGGTTATTGGGAATTtgagttatgaaattgtgaacaAATGTAGTTGTTTCACTGTTTCAGTTTCAGCTCAACAGAGAGCTGCCATTCCTGTTGAAGATCAAAAGCCCTCACTTGATTCTGCTTATCAGAATCACTCCATGGGCTTTCACAGAGACATCAACATGCTTCCCA AGCCGTTAACGTCAATTGATGATTCTTCTTCAGCAAGTGATGGATCAAAAGTGCGCGTGGGTTATCAG GGAGTGCCGGGAGCTTATAGTGAAGATGCAGCTTTGAAAGCGTATCCAAACTGTGAGACCGTGCCATGTGACGATTACGAAGCTGCATTTAAG GCAGTTGAACTGTGGTTGGTTGATAAAGCGGTCCTACCTATTGAAAATTCTGTGGATGGAAGCATCCACCGCAATTATGACTTACTTCTTCGACATAGATTGCACATTGTTGGCGAGGTGCAGCAGCGAGTTAACCATTGTCTCTTAGGATTGCCTGGTGTGACAAAGGAGGAGCTCAACAGTGTTATGAGTCATCCTCAG GCTCTTGCTCAATGTAGGACGGTTCTTAACGATTTAGGTGTAGACAAAGTTGGTGACCAGGATACTGCTGTTGCTGCTAAG ACAGTGGCCTTAAATTGTGTAAGACATACTGGAGCTATTGCTAGTTCCCGAGCTGCAGAAATATATGGCCTGGATGTTCTTGCTGAAGGAATTCAG GATGATGATGAAAATGTTACCCGTTTCTTGGTCCTTGCGAGAGAGCCTAGAATTCCAGGAACTGACGGGCCCCATAAG ACAAGCATTGTTTTCAGTTTAGAAGAAGGTCCAGGTGCACTATTCAAAGCTCTGGCAGTGTTTTCTATGAGGGACATTAATTTGTCAAAGGCAAGTTGA